In Strix aluco isolate bStrAlu1 chromosome 22, bStrAlu1.hap1, whole genome shotgun sequence, a genomic segment contains:
- the C1QC gene encoding complement C1q subcomponent subunit C, giving the protein MGQSFWEQLGLGLTLLLLNLESAVTGDAPHSCYGAPGLPGMPGVPGKDGRDGLKGAKGEPGIPATPATQGPKGMKGEPGIPGLPGKTGPIGPPGPPGDPGTMGMAGEPGIPGSYKQKHQSAFSVTRQTSEHPLKNVPVVFNHVITNTNHDYNTATGKFTCKIPGLYYFVFHTSQTANLCVSLYKDDTKMASFCDHKTNTMQVSSGGVLLRLGAGNEVWLAVNDYNGMVGVGNSDSIFSGFLLFPD; this is encoded by the exons ATGGGCCAGAGCTTCTGGGAGCAGCTCGGTCTGGGCCTCACCCTCCTACTCCTGAATTTAGAGTCTGCTGTGACTGGAGATGCCCCTCACAGCTGCTATGGGGCTCCAGGCCTGCCTGGCATGCCAGGTGTGCCAGGCAAGGATGGCCGGGATGGTCTGAAGGGAGCCAAAGGCGAGCCAG GCATCCCAGCCACTCCTGCAACACAAGGGCCCAAGGGCATGAAAGGGGAACCAGGCATCCCTGGCTTGCCAGGCAAGACTGGCCCCATTGGTCCCCCTGGTCCCCCTGGAGACCCTGGGACAATGGGCATGGCTGGAGAGCCAGGTATACCAGGCAGCTACAAGCAGAAGCACCAGTCAGCATTTTCAGTGACGAGACAGACCAGTGAGCACCCCCTGAAGAACGTCCCCGTGGTGTTCAACCACGTCATCACCAACACCAACCATGATTACAACACTGCCACGGGCAAGTTCACTTGCAAGATCCCTGGCCTTTATTACTTTGTCTTCCACACCTCACAGACAGCCAACCTCTGCGTCAGTCTGTACAAGGACGACACCAAAATGGCCAGCTTCTGTGACCACAAGACTAACACCATGCAGGTGAGCTCTGGTGGGGTCCTCCTCCGCCTGGGTGCTGGGAATGAGGTTTGGCTGGCGGTGAATGACTACAACGGCATGGTGGGCGTCGGCAACTCTGACAGCATCTTCTCGGGGTTCCTGCTCTTCCCGGACTAG